The DNA segment ATTTATTCGAATTCCTGTGTTTTTGAGATATAGTGTGGATTTTAGGTAGACGGGAAGGGAATAATGAGAAAGAGACGCTTAATGAGTGGAATGCTTGTAGAATGCGAATACTATTATTTCTGCTTACCCCGACagaaaatcaaattaattgCCTTGTTGTAACTTTTTGGGTTTTACTGAAATAATTCCGTCACGCGGCATCAGATCACTGCTACCAAAATCcgttatttaataattccCGAAATGGATGAATGGAAGTTTCTCAGCACGTAATCACAAAATCATGTAGAAGCAGTTCTCTGTAATTCTAGTAAGTTTGAGATGCGTAAGATTCAGTACGATTATCCATGTGCGATTTTCACTGTTCCAAGCGACTCTTTATAGAGACACCCCTACAGAAAGGAAAATTGCTTCTGTTTTTTCTTCCTTTGCTCCCCGTAGCTCAACAGAAATTTGGAAGACAGTGCGCCCAAGCATACATAACCTCAAGAAATTATTGTGCAACTCTTTTACTTGCTTTTTCCAACATACTCACGACTTCCCGAGAACAGTAGTACTAAAAAGTcctaaataataaaaaagaaaataattcaaaaagaaacgaGAAACAAAATAAGGGTTTTTACTATCACAATGCCCTTCAACTTCGTtatttcttgaaattttattctCCATTTTTTCatgaatttatattttttccaCCCTGCATGCAACATTCTGCACAAAAAGCGAACGGCAATGCTAGTAATATACTTTTCAAAacctaataataatacaaatttcatttaattgtGCATTAAAACAGCTGTACTCATACCGATAGCATGTCAAACACACAATAATATCCTTGTTGTAATTTCTATTTTGTCATTTGCTTTTCgtttgtgttttttttgcttCAGATCAAATACTCGTACGATTTGCTTCCATCCATCTTTTCCCCCCTCTCCCCACCAGACTTTAACGGGCAACCAATAAAACTCGTAagtaaaaaagaaatgcCTATACGTAGGATTTTCTACTTTGCTCTGATACCTTACTTTCTGTTATATAGCTAAAGTGAGCTATTGCGAAAGTGGGGTGGAAGAGACAATAATACACAAATTAGCAAGTAATTGCCAAACAACTAACCATATAAACCTACATTACAGTATAGTATGTATATTATCTTGCATTCTCTTGACATCTAGTATTGTTTAGATTAAAATGGCAGTGGCAGTGGCAGTGGGAAATGAACATAGATGTATAgtgtattatttattactaCGATGAAAAGTTTTAcgaaaaaaattgaaaaattgaaaaataattatacaataaaattttttttttcatttcgTACTTTCTTGCCTTTTTTCTTCGTGATGCTTTAATTTCAACTACTAATGAATGcatgaataaatattatgttATTTCGATGCTCTTGAAATATCTAGCTTTGAGCTATTAGGTTTTACTGTTCATTTAATAGTTTAGTAGTCGCTTTGAGTGAGAGCagtttgaaattgatgattGCTAGCACATATATTATGCATGGTTCATCCATAGCTTGTCGATAATAGAAGAGTTCATTGGActtcttttatttcattttttttttcttagaAAACGTTTTTAATAGCAAGATggttaataataattattcaTCCAATActtttataatttcatatatatatcctGATGTCTAgcattagaaaatattcatcacATCATCTCTACTTGCTATCTCATTTGAACATCATCTCATCACTTCTTATATTTCTTCATAATCaagtaatattattaactttattcttttttttgtctTGATTTCAGAGCAGTGAAAACAAACATAAATCCTTCAAGTCATCTAGGGTTCTTGATAAGGaatatttgtttaataaaaatctAATCAGTTTATCAACTAATACTATGTCAGACAAAAATTCTGATATAAACATTTCGGAAACAAGCCTAATAAACAAGGCTAcatcttcatcaaataaTCTAACGGAAAGAATTCACACAAGTACTACAAATGACTACATAAATGAAAAGCTAGGAAGTGTTGAAGAAGTTTCATCCTTTGACTATGTTCAAGAAGCAGCAAAAACAGGCCGTTTTCGTAGATGGGCAGACTCTTTCAAGAGAGCTGAGAAATCCACTGAAGCTGAAGATGGTGAGTCAGGAAGTATTTATAATGGTAATGAAAGCacagaattgaaaaaggCTATGAAATCAAGACATGTCGTCATGATGTCTTTAGGTACTGGTATTGGTACTGGTTTATTGGTTGCTAACGCTAAAGGTTTAGCCATCAGTGGACCTGCACCATTAGTCATCGGTTACGGCTTAGTCTCTTTCATTACATATTTTATGATTCAAGCAGCTGGTGAACTAGGTGTCACCTATGCATCATTACCAGGTAACTTCAATGTCTATTTCGGTACTTTAGTTTCTAGACCATTTGGTTTCGCTACAGTATGGCTTGCTTCTGTTCAATGGTTAACAGTTATCCCATTAGAATTGATTACTTGTGCAATTACTATTAAATATTGGACAGAAAAAGTGAATGGTGACATTTTCGTTTTAATCATTTACGTTTTCTTATTGTTCATTCATATATTCGGTGTGAAGGCGTATGGTGAGGctgaatttttattcaacACGTGCAAAATTCTAATGATTGCaggttttattattttatccATTGTGATTAATGTTGGTGGTGCAGGCAATGACGGTTATATTGGTGGTTCTTACTGGAATAACCCAGGTGCCTTCGCAAGTGACAATGCAGCCTCGAGATTCAAGAGTATATGTTACATTTTAGTCACAGGTTATTTCTCCTACGGTGGTActgaattatttgttttatcaGTCAATGAACAAGAAAATCCAAGAAAATCCACACCACAAGCTGCTAAGCATTCAATCTACAGAATTCTTGTCATCTACCTACTGACTATGATTTTAATTGGTTTCAATGTTCCTCATGATAGCGATCAATTGATGGGATCAGCAGGTTCTTCTGCTCATGCTTCTCCTTACGTTTTAGCGGCATCTCTTCATGGTGTAAAAGTTGTACCACATTTCATCAATGCTGTTATTTTAATTGCTCTTATCTCTGTAGCTAATTCGTCCTTATATGCTGCCCCAAGAATGATGGTTTCATTAGCACAACAAGGTTTCGCACCAAAATTCTTAACGTATGTTGATAGAGAAGGTAGACCATTATTAGGTATTGCCGTCTGTGCTGTTTTCGGTGTAATTGGGTTTGCTGCAAGTTCTgacaaagaagaagatgttTTCACTTGGTTGGCTGCTATAGCTGGTTTAAGTGAATTGTTTACATGGAGTGCATTTTTCCTTTCCCACATTCGTTTCAGACAAGCTATGAAAGTTCAAggcaaaaatataaaagaatgTGGTTATTTATCTGTAACTGGTATTTGGGGCTCTATAATAGGTCTCTGcttcaatattttagtCTTCATAGCTCAATTTTGGGTAGCTTTATCACCAATTGGTAACGACGGTAAATGTGATGCCCAAGCATTCTTTCAAAGTTATCTAGCTTTCCCAATTTGG comes from the Tetrapisispora phaffii CBS 4417 chromosome 1, complete genome genome and includes:
- the TPHA0A03960 gene encoding amino acid permease (similar to Saccharomyces cerevisiae BAP2 (YBR068C) and BAP3 (YDR046C); ancestral locus Anc_3.284), with protein sequence MSDKNSDINISETSLINKATSSSNNLTERIHTSTTNDYINEKLGSVEEVSSFDYVQEAAKTGRFRRWADSFKRAEKSTEAEDGESGSIYNGNESTELKKAMKSRHVVMMSLGTGIGTGLLVANAKGLAISGPAPLVIGYGLVSFITYFMIQAAGELGVTYASLPGNFNVYFGTLVSRPFGFATVWLASVQWLTVIPLELITCAITIKYWTEKVNGDIFVLIIYVFLLFIHIFGVKAYGEAEFLFNTCKILMIAGFIILSIVINVGGAGNDGYIGGSYWNNPGAFASDNAASRFKSICYILVTGYFSYGGTELFVLSVNEQENPRKSTPQAAKHSIYRILVIYLLTMILIGFNVPHDSDQLMGSAGSSAHASPYVLAASLHGVKVVPHFINAVILIALISVANSSLYAAPRMMVSLAQQGFAPKFLTYVDREGRPLLGIAVCAVFGVIGFAASSDKEEDVFTWLAAIAGLSELFTWSAFFLSHIRFRQAMKVQGKNIKECGYLSVTGIWGSIIGLCFNILVFIAQFWVALSPIGNDGKCDAQAFFQSYLAFPIWLAFYFGCMFYYKDYTLLNPLESIDLDDHRRIYDPEELKKEDLATKAELKRRGFHAQLVAFFC